A window of the Falco rusticolus isolate bFalRus1 chromosome 1, bFalRus1.pri, whole genome shotgun sequence genome harbors these coding sequences:
- the SIRT7 gene encoding NAD-dependent protein deacetylase sirtuin-7 produces the protein MAAGGSLSRSERKAAARAEILQQEEQRDRRRQVSRIWRKPPAERSPEECQVLAESEDIVRELERRRKRRERLRRRQEEVCDEPEELKRKATELAAAVRNAKHLVIYTGAGISTAASIPDYRGPNGIWTLLQKGRSIRATDLSEAEPTLTHMSIACLHKHNLVQHVVSQNCDGLHLRSGLPRAAISELHGNMYIEVCTSCTPNREYVRVFDVTERTALHRHHTGRMCHKCGAQLRDTIVHFGEKGTLRQPLNWEAATEAASKADVILCLGSSLKVLKKYPRLWCMSKPPTRRPKLYIVNLQWTPKDDLAALKLHGRCDDVMRLLMAELGLQIPRYDRAQDPIFALAQPLRPGEEGTHSRKPVAPPPGAEPPPREEPPREEPPPPTCPGGWLGRGCAKGARRRKSH, from the exons ATGGCGGCCGGCGGCAGCCTTAGCCGCTCGGAGCGGAAGGCAGCGGCGCGCGCCGAAATACTTCAGCAGGAGGAGCAGCGTGACCGGCGGAGACAG GTGTCCCGCATCTGGAGGAAGCCGCCGGCGGAGCGCAGCCCCGAGGAGTGCCAGGTGCTGGCCGAGAGCGAGGACATCGTCCGGGAGCTGGAGCGGCGCCGCAAGCGGCGCGAGCGGCTGCGCCGGCGGCAGGAGGAG GTATGTGATGAGCCAGAGGAGTTAAAGAGAAAGGCTactgagctggctgctgctgttcgGAATGCCAAGCACCTTGTCATCTATACAGGAGCTGGGATCAGTACG GCAGCTTCAATCCCAGACTACAGAGGCCCTAATGGCATATGGACGTtgctgcagaagggcaggagCATCAG GGCTACAGATCTGAGTGAGGCAGAGCCCACACTCACTCATATGAGCATTGCCTGCCTACACAAGCACAATCTg GTGCAGCATGTGGTGTCTCAAAACTGTGATGGGCTGCATCTGAGGAGTGGGTTACCCCGAGCAGCAATATCTGAGCTTCATGGAAACATGTACATAGAG GTCTGCACTTCCTGTACACCCAACAGAGAGTACGTGCGAGTATTTGATGTGACAGAGcgcacagccctgcacaggcATCACACTGGCAGGATGTGCCACAAGTGTGGGGCACAGTTGAGAGATACAATCGTCCACTTTGGGGAGAAGGGGACGTTGAGACAGCCCCTGAACTGGGAAGCAGCAACAGAagctgcaagcaaagcagatgTGATTCTTTGTCTGGGTTCCAGCTTAAAG GTCTTGAAAAAATACCCACGTCTTTGGTGCATGAGCAAGCCACCCACCCGTCGTCCAAAGCTCTATATTGTGAACCTACAG TGGACCCCCAAGGACGACCTGGCTGCCCTGAAGCTGCACGGCCGCTGCGACGACGTCATGCGGCTGCTGATGGCCGAGCTGGGGCTGCAGATCCCGCGCTACGACCG GGCGCAGGACCCCATCTTCGCGCTGGCCCAGCCGCTGCGGCCGGGGGAGGAAGGCACGCACTCACGGAAGCCGGTGGCCCCACCGCCGGGCGccgagccgccgccgcgggaGGAGCCGCCGCgggaggagccgccgccgcccacTTGCCccgggggctggctgggccgcGGCTGCGCCAAGGGCGCCCGGCGGAGGAAGAGCCACTGa